A segment of the Georgenia sp. M64 genome:
CTGGGGCCTGGACACCTATGTCGAGCTGATCTCCGCCGCCGCGGCCGACTGATCCCGGCCGAGGCTGCCGAGCACGCGGCCGGCGGCGTCGCGGACCTCGAGGCGGCCCGTGACGACGCGGGCCGCCGCCGCGCCCGAGAGCCACGTGTCCACGCCGTCGCAGGCCATCCGGGTCGAGGCGAGGGGTCCGAGGACCACTGCCCCGTCGGGCCCGGACGACCAGGAGCCGGCCAGGCGGTTGCACCCGTCGCTGCCGTGCACGGCACCGTCGGGCTCGAGGACCAGCGAGGGCCGTCCGCGGCTGCGGACGCCCCAGGCCCCCACCGGGGTGTCGCGCTCCGCCGGCGCGCCCGCCGCCGTGTGGTGCCTGTCCGCGCCCACCCGCTCGAGCATGACGATCACCTCGTAGTGGTCGGTCTGGGGGAACATGTCCAGCACCCGGGCCCTGCGCACGGCCAGGGACGGCATGGCGGCGAGGTCCCGGGCGAGGGAGGCCGCGTTGCAGCTGGAGTACACCACGTGCCGGGCGTCGGAGGACTCCAGCCAGGCGGCGAGGTCGGGCCCGACGCCGCGCCGTGGCGGGTTGACGACCACGAGGTCCGGGGCCTCGCCGGCGGAGAGGGCGAAGGTGGTCGCGTCGCCGGCCAGGAAGCGCACCGACGTCAGCCCGGCGGCGTCCCGGGCCGCCTCCGCACTGGCGACCGCCTCGCGGCTGGTCTCGATCCCGACCACGTCGCGCCGGCCGTCCGCCAGGTGCAGGGCGAACCCGCCGACCCCGCAGTACAGGTCCCACACCGTGGCCGGGTCGACCTCGGCCACCCACTCCGCCGCCTGGCGGTACAGCGCGGCCGCGACGGCGGTGTTGGTCTGGAAGAAGCTCTGCGGACGCAGGTGGAGGTCGACGTCGCCGACGCGCATCCGCAGCGCGGCGGCCTCGGTCAGCACGATCTCGCGCGGGCCCTCGAGGACGGCCTTGTGCTCGGGCTGGAGGTTGACCGAGACGACCTGCAGGCGCGGCAGGGCGGCCCGGAGCCAGGGCAGGTGCTTGCGCAGGCGCGTGACCGGCTCCTGGGAGCGCAGGACGAACCGCAGCATGAGCTCGCCGTCGGGGGAGCCGGTGAGGAGCAGGTACTTCAGCTCCCCGCGGCGGGTGGGGACGTCGTAGGGGGTGAGGTGCGCACGGGTGACGAACGCGGCGAGGACGTCGAAGGTGGCGCGCAGGTCGGCGGCGGTCACCCCGCACCCGCGTAGGTCCACCCCGCGTCCGTCCGCGTCGAGGATGCCCAGCGTCGGGTGCTCGACGGTGCCGGCGACGACCATCTTGGCCTTGTTGCGGTACCCCGACTCCTGGCCCGGCACCGGTGGCAGCCACTCGACCCCGGCCGGGAGCAGCTGCTCGCCGTGGCGCTGCTTGCCGGCGAGCTGGTCGCCGTAGGGCCGACCCATGAGGGAGCAGGAACGGCAGCGGCCCGCGTCGAAGTAGGAGCACTGCACAGGGGGGAGTCTACGGCGGCGGGCCCGCAGGAGCTGCCGACCGCCGGGCCGCCCGGTACATCTCACGGGCCTGCTCGAACCCGATCACCCAGCCGGTCTGCCGGATGCTGCGGTACAGGGCCGTGGTGAGCATGGCGCCGTCGGCGTCGTAGACCTCGGGGAACCCACCGTTCTCGACCATCGCGGCCTCGTAGGCGGCGAGGTGCCGGCCGGCCTCCTCGAGGTGGCCGGGGTCCCCGGTCGCCCGGTGGAGGAGGACGAGGACCTTGACGTACTCCATCCCCCAGAAGCTCCAGATCGCGTCACCGCCGTAGGACGGCACGGCCAGGCGCACCACCGGGAACTGCCGGGCGGCGCGCGTCTCGCGCTGGTACCGGATCGCGAAGGGCTCGGCGACGCCGGTGACGCGCACGTGCTGCACGGCGCGCTCGTAGTAGGGCCGGTCACGGGGGTCGGCGGGGTCGAGGAACCCCGTCGACAGCACGATGAGCCAGTCGGAGGAGTAGTAGCGCCGGGTCAGCGCCTCGGGGGAGAGGTCCTCGAGGAAGTGGCCCTCGGCGGGCAGCCAGAACCGCTGCAGGATCCGCTCGCGCAGGGCGTGGTCGAGCTCCTCGTCGTGGTCGACGAGACCGAGCCCGGCGGCGAGGCGGGCGGTCTTCCACAGGACCACGTTGTCGTAGAGGGCGGAGCGGCGCCGGGTGATGTCCTTCGCCCCGGACAGGTGGCGCCGCGTGGTGACCAGACCGGTGCGCTCGTCGAGCACCGCCGCCCGGTAGGTGCGGTAGTGGTGCGTGAGGCGCGACCCGTACCGCTGGAGGAGCTCCTCGGCGGCTGCGCGGGTGTCGAGACGGTGGACGTCGTCGCCGTAGGGGGCCGGTCTGGCGGGCTCGTCGCCCCGCAGCGCCGCCAGGGCGAAGAGGATGCCGTACAGGGTGTCGGAGGGGTAGGCGTAGATGTTCACGCACGCCACCGAGCGGCGGCCCACCGGCACGACCGTCGTGGTCAGCTCGTGACGGTCGAAAGCGCCCAGCGCCAGTCCGACGGTCTGCAGGTACACCGTCTCCCGCGCGCGCCAGTCGGGCCCGGGGATCGCCCGGTCGAGCACCGGGTAGTAGAAGACCCCGAGGTTGCGCACGAACAGCGCCGGGAAGTTCTCGCCGGAGACGAGCAGCAGCCTGTCCGGGTCGAAGCGCAGGCGGTGGACGTCGGCGACGACCCCGTCGACCGTCGCCGACGGCGAGCGGGGACTGCCGAGGTAGCGCGAGCCGAGCACGTCGAGCCCGCACGCCACCAGGGCCAGCGCACGCCAGAGCGGGCCCCGGCGCACGACCAGCCGGTCGTTGTGGTCGCTCACGGACGTCCCGCCTGCGGTGACGTTCGCCCGGAACGTCGGCCGCACGATCGTCAGGCGCGTGAACGGGTTGGTGAGGTAGGTGAAGGCGGCGAGCACGCCGGCCACCGCGGTCACCACGCGCAGCACGAGCCGGCCCACCGCTCCTCCTCCCGGCGCGTCCTCGACCCGCCCGGGGCAGGCTATCGGGCGTCCGGCGGCGGCGCGGGGCGCCGGGGTCTGGCGGGGCGTCGCCCGGCGACGTACCGTCGTGCCATGAGGCGCGAGGCGTGGACGAGGTGGGTCCCGGCGATCGTCGTGCCGGCGGCGATCGGGGCGGGCTCGCTCGTCGTCGCCGCTCAGGCCGGCGCGGCCGTGGACCTGCCCGACCTCACCGCCGAGGAGGTCCTCGTCCTGGCGGCGGAGCACGGGGTCGAGTCGTTCTCCGGCGCCTTCGAGCAGACCTCGGACCTGGGCCTGCCCGAGCTCCCCGGCGGGTTCACCGGCCCGGGCGACCCCTCGGCGGGCCCGTCCGGGGCCGACCCGGCCGCGGCGGTCGGCGAGGTGCTGGCGGCGCTGACGCAGGACCGGTCCGGCCGGGTCTACGCCGACGGGCCCGAGCGGGTGCGCGTGCAGCTCCTCGACCGCTTCGACCAGGTCGACCTCGTCCGCTCGGGCACGCAGGTGTGGCTCTACGACTCCGCCGAGAACACCGCCACCCACCTCACCATCCCGGCGGACGCGGTCCACGGCGGCGCGACGACGGAGCACGCGCTCACCCCCGAGGAGGTGGCCGCGCGGTTCGTCGCGGCCGCCGAGGACGGTGCGGACGTCACGGTCGGCGAGGACCGGCTCGTCGCCGGCCGGCCGGCGTACGAGCTCGTCGTGGACCCCCGCACCGAGGACACCCTCGTGGACTCGGTCAGCCTCGCCGTCGACGCCGAGACGGGCTTCCCGCTGGCGGTCGCCGTCCGCGCCGTCGGCCAGCAGGACCCCGCCCTCTCCCTCGCCTACACCTCCTTCGACCCGGTCGCCCCCGACCCGGGCCTGTTCGCCTTCGAGCCCCCCGAGGGCGCCGAGGTCGTCGAGAAGGAGCTGCCCGAGGAGCTCGCGGGCGCACGGCCGGAGGGACTGCACGGCACCGACCGGCCGTCCGGCAGCGACGCCGAGCACGCCCTGCCCTTCGCGGACGGCGTCCGGCTCGACGGCTCGGGCTGGGACGCGGTGCTCGTCGCCGCGGCGGGCGCCGACCTCCTGGACGACCCGCTGCTCGAGCAGCTCACCACCGGGACGGAGGGCGGCCGGGCGCTGACGACGTCGCTGCTCACCGTCCTGCTCACCGACGACGGACGGGTGCTCGCGGGCGCCGTCCCCCTGGAGCGGCTGCTCGCCGTCGCCGCGTCCTGACGTGGGCACGGCCGCGGCGCCCGCGACGGACGACCTCCCTCACGGCTCGACCGACCTCGCGATCCGGACCGCCGGCCTGACCAAGGTGTTCGGTCGGCAGCGGGCCGTCGACGCGGTGGACCTCGCCGTCCCCCGAGGTTCCGTGTTCGGCTTCCTGGGGCCGAACGGGTCGGGCAAGACGACGACGATCCGGGTGCTCCTCGGCCTCGCCGCCGCCACCGACGGCAGCGCGCGGGTGCTCGGGCAGGAGGTGCCGCGCGGGCTGCGCGAGGTGCTGCCCCGGGTCGGCGCCCTCGTGGAGGGACCGGCGTTCTACCCGTTCCTCTCCGGCGCCGCGAACCTCGAGCGGCTCGACACCGCGAACCGTTACGCCCCCTCGGCCACCCGGGCCGAGCGGGTCCACCGTGCCCTGGAGCGGGTGGGGCTCTCGCACGCGGCCGGCAAGCGGGTGCGCGCGTACTCCCTCGGCATGAAGCAGCGCCTGGGCATCGCGAACGCGCTGCTGTCCCCGCGTGAGCTCCTCGTCCTGGACGAGCCCACCAACGGCCTGGACCCCCAGGGCACGCGCGAGGTGCGCGGCCTGGTCCGCTCCCTCGCCGCGGAGGGCTCGACGGTGTTCGTCTCGAGCCACCTGCTGGCCGAGGTCGAGCAGATGTGCACCCACGTGGCCGTCATGAGCGCGGGGTCCCTCGTGGCGCAGGGCAGCCTGGCGGAGCTGCGCCGCTCCGGCGGGGCGGCCCGGGTGCGGGTGCGCACCCCCGACGGCGCCGCCGCGGCCGCCGAGCTCGCCCGGCTCGGGCTGGACCCGGAGCCGGCCGGTGACGCCGTCCTCGCGCGGTTCGACGGCGCAGCCGGGGACGCCGCCCCCGGCCCGGCGCCCGAGACGATCGTCGCCGCGCTCGTCGCGGCCGGGGTCCGGGTCCGCGGTTTCGCGGTGGAGGAGCCCACGCTGGAGGAGCGGTTCGTGGCCCTGACGGGGGAGGGGTTCGACGTTGCCCAGTGAGGCCTCGCCCGGGTGGGCCCTGCTGGGCTCGGAGCTGTCCGTGCTGTTCCGCCGTCGCCGGACGTGGGCGATGCTCCTGGCGCTCGCCGCCATCCCCGTCCTCATCGCCGTCGCCGTGCGGCTGTCGTCCTCTCCGCCAGGGCCCGGGGAGGGACCGCCCTTCATCGACCGGATCACGCAGAACGGCCTGTTCGTCTCGGTGACGGCCCTCGTGGTCACCGTGCCTTTGTTCCTCCCCCTCACCGTCGGGGTCGTCGCCGGCGACACCATCGCCGGCGAGGCCGGCCTGGGCACGCTGCGCTACCTCCTCATCGCCCCGGCCGGGCGGGTCCGGCTGCTCCTGGTCAAGCTCGCCGGGGCCGCGGCGTTCTGCGTGGCCGCGACCCTGACGGTCGTGCTCACCGGCGCGGCGATCGGCGCCGCCCTCTTCCCGGTCGGCCCGGTGACCCTGCTCTCCGGCGACACCGTCGGGACGGGCGAGTCGGTGGTGCGGTCGCTGCTCGTGGCCGGCTACGTCACGGTCTCGCTCCTCGGGCTCGCGGCCGTCGGGCTGTTCGTCTCCACCCTCACCGAGGTCCCGGTCGGTGCCATGGCCACCACCGTCGTCCTGGCCATCGTCTCCCAGGTCCTGGACTCCCTCGCCCAGCTCGAGTGGCTCCACCCCTGGCTGCTCAGCCACCACTGGCTCGGCTTCGCCGACCTCCTGCGCAACCCGGTGGCGTGGGGGTCCTTCACCGACAACGCGCTCCTGCAGGCCGGGTACGTGCTCACCTTCGGCGCGCTCGCCTACGGGCGCTTCGTGACCAAGGACGTGCTTTCCTGATCTCCCCACCATCGTCGGAAGGCACCCTGTGGACACGACCGGCCTCATCTATGCCGCCGCGGGCCTGGCCGCCCTGCTCGCGGCACTCCTGCCCGTCGCGCTGCGGCGTGCCCCGGTCTCCATGCCCATGGCCTTCCTCGGCGCCGGCGTGCTGGCGTTCGCCACGATCCCCGAGCTGCCCGACCCGGACCCGTTGGCGCACGGCGGGGTCGCCACGCACCTGACCGAGGCGGTCGTCATCATCTCCCTCATGGGGGCGGGCCTGGCGCTCAACCGCCCGATCGGGTGGCGGCGGTGGATCACCACCTGGCGGCTGCTCGGCATCACCATGCCCCTGACCATGCTGGCCGTGGGTCTCCTCGGCGGCTGGCTGCTGGGCCTGGGGGCGGCCGGCGCCGTGCTCCTCGCCGCCGCCCTGGCCCCCACCGACCCCGTCCTGGCCAGCGAGGTGCAGGTGGGCGAACCCTCCGACGACCCGTCGGACGAGGACGAGGCCCGGTTCGCGCTGACCTCCGAGGCCGGCCTCAACGACGGCCTGGCCTTCCCCTTCACCTACGCCGCGATCGCCATCGCGACGGCGGGCGTGGCGCCGTCGGGCTGGCTCGGCGAGTGGCTGCTCCTCGACGTGGTGTGGCGCCTGGCGGCCGGAGTGCTCGTCGGCGTCGGGGTCGGGTGGCTCCTGCGCACCCTGTTCTTCCGAGCCCCCTCGGAGCGGTTCCGGCTGGCCGAGCACGGCGAGGGCTTCGTCGCGCTCGCGGCCACCTTCGCCGCCTACGGCGCGGCGGAGCTCGTCGAGGGGTACGGGTTCATCGCCGTCTTCGTCTGCGCCGTGACCATCCGCTCGGCCGAGCGAGACCACGGCTACCACAAGATCCTCCACGAGTACGTCGAGCAGATCGAGCGGCTCCTCACGATCGTCGTCCTCATCCTCCTCGGTGGTGCCGTCGCGCGCGGGCTCCTCGCCGAGGTCGGCTGGCCGCACGTCGCCCTGGCGCTGGCGGCGGTGCTCCTCGTGCGCCCCCTCACGGGCTGGGTGGGGCTCGCCGGCGGGAAGACCGGGCCCCGGGAGCGGGGCGCGATCGCGTACTTCGGCATCCGCGGGATCGGCTCGCTCTACTACGTCTCCTACGCCCTGGGGAAGGCGGAGTTCGACGAGGCGGGGACGCTGTGGGCCACCGTCGGGCTCGTCGTGGTGACCTCCGTCGTCGTCCACGGCGTGACCGCCACACCGTTCATGGCCGAGCTCGACCGCCGCCGGGAGCGGGCGGCAGCGGTCGCCGGCAGTCCGGAGACGGCGCCGGCCACCCCCGTGTGACCACCCCCCCGGGGCCGCTACCCCACGCCGAGCCGTCGGAGCATGAGGACGCACACGTCGTCGTGGCCCTGCGCGCCCTCCAGGAGGCGGGCGGTGAGGGCGGTGACGAGCTCGGCGGGCGGCAGGGCGGCCACCTCGTCGACGTGGGTGGTGAGGCTGGCCAGTCCCGTGCGCAGCGACCGGTCGCGCCGCTCGACGAGCCCGTCGGTGAAGAGCAGGAGGCGGTCCCCGGCCGCCAGGTCGAGCGTGTCCTCGACGCGGCGCCGGCGGGGGTGCTCGAGCCCGAGCGGCGTCGAGCGCCCGCCCCACACCAGGCGCCCCGGGCCGTCGACGGGCAGCAGGAGCGGCGGCATGTGGCCGGCGCACGCGTACCGCGCCCGGCCGGTGCCCAGGTCGAGCTCGACGTAGGCCAGCGTCGCCGACGCGGCGCCGTCCACCTGCTCGACGAACCGGTCCAGCCGCGTGAGGACCTCCGCCGGGGACGTCCCCGGCCCGGCGACCGCACGCACCGCGCTGCGCAGCTGTCCCATCGCGATCGCGGCCCCGAGCCCCCGGCCCACCACGTCCCCGACGACGACGGCGAGGGTGTCCTCGTCGACCCGGAACGCGTCGAACCAGTCCCCGCCCACCGCGAGGGTGTCCACGCCCGGGTGGTAGGCGGTGGTGACGTCGAAGCGTGGGTCGCTGGGCGGCTCGCCGGCGAGCAGCGAGCCCTGGAGCTGGTGCGCGATGCTCGTGCTCCGCTCGTAGAGCAGGGCCCGGTCCAGGGCGAGGCCGGCCTGGGCGGCGACGGCGGTGACGATCTCGGGGTCGAGCGGCTCGGCGCCGGGCGCGGGGTCCGGCAGGAGCGAGACGAAGCCGTGGAGGCGGGTCTGGCCGTGGAGCGGGGCGACGAACCACTCGCCCCGGGTGGATCGTCCCTCCCGGGCCGGCCGGGGGCGGGGCGAGGCCGGTCCGAGGTGGGAGTGCAGGACCAGGCCGTCGGGGTCGGTGAGCCAGAGGCTCGCGGCAGCGGCGCCGAGCCGACCGGTGGCGGCCTCGAGCACCGCCGCGCCGACGCCGTCGACGCCCACGCCCAGCGAGAGGGCGGAGGTCGCGGCGAGCAGCGCCGCCGTCCGCGCCGCCGAGGTCTCCGCCGCGCGGCGGGCGGCGAGGAGGTCCCGCTCGTACCGGGTGCGCTCCCGGGCACCCGAGACGGCGACGACCACCTCGTCCTGCCCGGCGCCGCCGGGACGCACGGTGGCGGCGACGAGGACCGGGAGGCGGCCGTGCGGTGTCCTCAGCTCGAGGGCGACCTCGTCGAACCTGCCGTCCACGAGCAGCAGCGGGGAGAGGTGGGTCTCCCAGAAGATCCGCCCGCCCACGGACAGCAGCTCGGTGAACCGGGCACCGCCGAGGACCTCCGCCCCGGGCCGCCCGAGCCAGGTGAGGAACGTCTCGTTCGCGGCCGAGACGGTCCCGTCGGGCCGGAGGCGGACGAGCCCGCACGGCGCACCGTCCCAGGGGTCGGGTGGCGCGTTCACGCGGCGAGGTACCTGCGCATCGCGGCGACGAGCTGGTCCGGCGCGCTGAGGTTGGGGCAGTGCCCGACGGCGTCGAGGGTGACCAGCTCGCTGCCGGCGAGGTGCCGGTGGACGAACGCGCCCACCGACGGCGGGGCGATGACGTCCTCGCGGGACTGGACCACCAGGGCCGGGGTGGTCACCCGGGCCAGGTCGGCGCGGTTGTCGGAGCGGAACGTCGTCCGGGCGAAGTGGCGCGCCACGGCGGGGTCGGTGCGGCAGAAGCTCGAGGTGAGCTCCTCGCCGAGCTCGGGCCGGTCGGGCACGCCCATGATCGTCGGGGCGACGGACGCCGACCAGCCGAGGTAGTTCTCGTCCATGGTCTCGAGCAGCTCGTCGATCTCCGCGCTCGTGAACCCGCCGCGGTACTCGCCGTCGTCGGTGTAGCGGGGGTTCGGGCACACCAGCACCAGGCGGGCGAAGCGCTCGGGGCGCCGGGCGGCGGCGAGCGCGCCGATCATCGCGCTGACCGAGTGCCCGACGAACGCCACGGGGGCGAGGTCGAGGGCGTCGAGGATCTCCAGGACGTCCTCGGCGTAGCCGTCGAGGGAGGAGTAGCGGTCGGGGCGGAAGGCGGCGACGTCGGACCCACCGGCACCGACGTGGTCGAACAGCACGACCCGGTGGGAGCGCTCGAACGCCGGGGCCACGTGACGCCACATGCCCTGGTCGCACCCGAAGCCGTGCGCGAGGACCAGGGGCGGGGCGCCCTCGGGCCCGCTGAGCCGGACGTTGTTGCGCTCGAGCACACTCACCTCGGCAGGCTACGGGACGGCGCGCCGACCCCGCGCGCCGGCCCGGCGCACCGGCGGACCGGCACCCGCGGAGGCAGCCTGACGCCGCTAGAGCCAGCGCCGGATCGGGGCGACGGCCGTCTCGAGTGCACGCTGCCGGCCGGACCGGTTCCGCCACCGGTCGAGGTCGATCTCGCGGCTGCGCCCGAGGTCGTCGAGGAACTGCTGCTCGAGGACCTCGACGACGGCGGCGTCGAGGACGACCATCGCGACCTCCTCGTCGTGGTCGAGGGAGCGGCGGTTGAGGTTGCTCGACCCCACGAGGGCGGCCGCGCCGTCGACGACCATGATCTTCGTGTGCAGCATGCTGGGCTGGAAGTTCCACACGCGCACCCCGGCGTCGGCGAGCTCGGCGTAGACCGCCTCGCCGGCGAGCTGGGCCACGCGCTTGTCCGCGTGCGGCCCGGGCACGAGGACGTCGACCTCGACGCCGCGCGCGGCCGCCTCGCGCAGCGCGGTCCGCATCGCCTCGTCCGGGGCGAAGTAGGCGCTCTGGAGACGGATGCGCCGGCGGGCCGAGCGCATGAGGACGTACCAGACGGTGTGGATGTCGTCCCAGCCGATGCTGGCCGAGCCGCGCACGACCTGGACCACCGCGTCGCCGCGGTGGGGGTGGTCGGGGAACCGGTCGCGGTCGTCGTAGAGGGACCGGCCGGTCTCGGCCCAGTCCTGGACGAAGGCCGCGGCGAGGCCGTCCACCGCCGGGCCCTCGACCCGGAAGTGGGTGTCGCGCCACTGCGTCTCGTCGCGGGCGTCCCCGGCCCACTCCTCGGCGATGCCGACCCCGCCGGTGAACGCCACGGACTCGTCCACGACGCACACCTTGCGGTGGCCGCGGTGGTTCTGCTTGAACGGCGAGCGCACGAGGGGACGGCGGAACCACTGGACGTCCACGCCCGCGGCCTCCATCGCCTCGACGAGGCCGGACTCGATGTGGAAGCCGCCGAGGGCGTCGATGAGCACCCGCACCCGCACCCCCGCGCGGGCCCGGTCGGACAGCGCGTCGGCGAACGCCCGGGCGGGCCAGCCCTTCCAGTACACGAACGTCATGAGGTCGACGC
Coding sequences within it:
- a CDS encoding META domain-containing protein, with translation MLERVGADRHHTAAGAPAERDTPVGAWGVRSRGRPSLVLEPDGAVHGSDGCNRLAGSWSSGPDGAVVLGPLASTRMACDGVDTWLSGAAAARVVTGRLEVRDAAGRVLGSLGRDQSAAAAEISST
- a CDS encoding DUF2092 domain-containing protein; translated protein: MRREAWTRWVPAIVVPAAIGAGSLVVAAQAGAAVDLPDLTAEEVLVLAAEHGVESFSGAFEQTSDLGLPELPGGFTGPGDPSAGPSGADPAAAVGEVLAALTQDRSGRVYADGPERVRVQLLDRFDQVDLVRSGTQVWLYDSAENTATHLTIPADAVHGGATTEHALTPEEVAARFVAAAEDGADVTVGEDRLVAGRPAYELVVDPRTEDTLVDSVSLAVDAETGFPLAVAVRAVGQQDPALSLAYTSFDPVAPDPGLFAFEPPEGAEVVEKELPEELAGARPEGLHGTDRPSGSDAEHALPFADGVRLDGSGWDAVLVAAAGADLLDDPLLEQLTTGTEGGRALTTSLLTVLLTDDGRVLAGAVPLERLLAVAAS
- a CDS encoding ABC transporter ATP-binding protein, encoding MGTAAAPATDDLPHGSTDLAIRTAGLTKVFGRQRAVDAVDLAVPRGSVFGFLGPNGSGKTTTIRVLLGLAAATDGSARVLGQEVPRGLREVLPRVGALVEGPAFYPFLSGAANLERLDTANRYAPSATRAERVHRALERVGLSHAAGKRVRAYSLGMKQRLGIANALLSPRELLVLDEPTNGLDPQGTREVRGLVRSLAAEGSTVFVSSHLLAEVEQMCTHVAVMSAGSLVAQGSLAELRRSGGAARVRVRTPDGAAAAAELARLGLDPEPAGDAVLARFDGAAGDAAPGPAPETIVAALVAAGVRVRGFAVEEPTLEERFVALTGEGFDVAQ
- a CDS encoding ABC transporter permease, translating into MPSEASPGWALLGSELSVLFRRRRTWAMLLALAAIPVLIAVAVRLSSSPPGPGEGPPFIDRITQNGLFVSVTALVVTVPLFLPLTVGVVAGDTIAGEAGLGTLRYLLIAPAGRVRLLLVKLAGAAAFCVAATLTVVLTGAAIGAALFPVGPVTLLSGDTVGTGESVVRSLLVAGYVTVSLLGLAAVGLFVSTLTEVPVGAMATTVVLAIVSQVLDSLAQLEWLHPWLLSHHWLGFADLLRNPVAWGSFTDNALLQAGYVLTFGALAYGRFVTKDVLS
- a CDS encoding cation:proton antiporter; translated protein: MDTTGLIYAAAGLAALLAALLPVALRRAPVSMPMAFLGAGVLAFATIPELPDPDPLAHGGVATHLTEAVVIISLMGAGLALNRPIGWRRWITTWRLLGITMPLTMLAVGLLGGWLLGLGAAGAVLLAAALAPTDPVLASEVQVGEPSDDPSDEDEARFALTSEAGLNDGLAFPFTYAAIAIATAGVAPSGWLGEWLLLDVVWRLAAGVLVGVGVGWLLRTLFFRAPSERFRLAEHGEGFVALAATFAAYGAAELVEGYGFIAVFVCAVTIRSAERDHGYHKILHEYVEQIERLLTIVVLILLGGAVARGLLAEVGWPHVALALAAVLLVRPLTGWVGLAGGKTGPRERGAIAYFGIRGIGSLYYVSYALGKAEFDEAGTLWATVGLVVVTSVVVHGVTATPFMAELDRRRERAAAVAGSPETAPATPV
- a CDS encoding SpoIIE family protein phosphatase, which produces MNAPPDPWDGAPCGLVRLRPDGTVSAANETFLTWLGRPGAEVLGGARFTELLSVGGRIFWETHLSPLLLVDGRFDEVALELRTPHGRLPVLVAATVRPGGAGQDEVVVAVSGARERTRYERDLLAARRAAETSAARTAALLAATSALSLGVGVDGVGAAVLEAATGRLGAAAASLWLTDPDGLVLHSHLGPASPRPRPAREGRSTRGEWFVAPLHGQTRLHGFVSLLPDPAPGAEPLDPEIVTAVAAQAGLALDRALLYERSTSIAHQLQGSLLAGEPPSDPRFDVTTAYHPGVDTLAVGGDWFDAFRVDEDTLAVVVGDVVGRGLGAAIAMGQLRSAVRAVAGPGTSPAEVLTRLDRFVEQVDGAASATLAYVELDLGTGRARYACAGHMPPLLLPVDGPGRLVWGGRSTPLGLEHPRRRRVEDTLDLAAGDRLLLFTDGLVERRDRSLRTGLASLTTHVDEVAALPPAELVTALTARLLEGAQGHDDVCVLMLRRLGVG
- a CDS encoding alpha/beta hydrolase, encoding MSVLERNNVRLSGPEGAPPLVLAHGFGCDQGMWRHVAPAFERSHRVVLFDHVGAGGSDVAAFRPDRYSSLDGYAEDVLEILDALDLAPVAFVGHSVSAMIGALAAARRPERFARLVLVCPNPRYTDDGEYRGGFTSAEIDELLETMDENYLGWSASVAPTIMGVPDRPELGEELTSSFCRTDPAVARHFARTTFRSDNRADLARVTTPALVVQSREDVIAPPSVGAFVHRHLAGSELVTLDAVGHCPNLSAPDQLVAAMRRYLAA
- a CDS encoding phospholipase D-like domain-containing protein, producing the protein MSEATRPGDGVTGAGPGDGVTGAGPGNSLPRPGPDEGTTGPGAEGGEDSRRRLRRTLECLIGVHFTEGNSVQVLHNGDEIFPAMLEAIGGARRSVDLMTFVYWKGWPARAFADALSDRARAGVRVRVLIDALGGFHIESGLVEAMEAAGVDVQWFRRPLVRSPFKQNHRGHRKVCVVDESVAFTGGVGIAEEWAGDARDETQWRDTHFRVEGPAVDGLAAAFVQDWAETGRSLYDDRDRFPDHPHRGDAVVQVVRGSASIGWDDIHTVWYVLMRSARRRIRLQSAYFAPDEAMRTALREAAARGVEVDVLVPGPHADKRVAQLAGEAVYAELADAGVRVWNFQPSMLHTKIMVVDGAAALVGSSNLNRRSLDHDEEVAMVVLDAAVVEVLEQQFLDDLGRSREIDLDRWRNRSGRQRALETAVAPIRRWL